GTCCAAGGGGGGCACGGGGAAAAGGTAGATGGCGGCGTGGAGGAGCATCAGGCGCTGGCCCAAAACGAACCCCTCGCCGAAGGGGTAGGGCAGGAAGCGGGCGAGAAGGCCGTAGACGAAGGCGGCCACTAGGAAGCCCAAGGGCCCCATCAGGGCCACCATCGCCCCCTTGCGCCCGGGGAGGCGGCTGGGGACAAACCGGGGCCAGCCGAAGCCCAGAAGGGCGAGGAGGACGAGGCCCAAGGGCTCCAGGTGGACCCGGGGGTCCAGGTGCAAAAAGCCGTACCGCCTTGGGGCCACCTCCCCGTAGCGGTCGGCGAGCCAGGCCTGGAAGAGGTTGTGGAGGATGAGCCCCAAGGCCCCGAGGAGGAAGGCCAGGAGGAAGACCGGCGGATCATTCAGGTAGGGCAAGAGTCCCATCGCCCAACAGTTTACGGGCTAAGGCCAGCTCCTCCTCAAAGCTCCGCACCTCTCCCCGCCTGCGGGCCTCGGCCACCCGGCGCAAAATCTCCCCCACCTTGGGGCCCGGCTTCAGGCCGAGCTGGAGGAGGTCCCGGCCCATGAGGACGCGCCGCTCGGCCTTGAGCCAGGCCTCCTTTTCCGGAAAGAGGGCGAGGAAGGCGGCCCGGAGGGGTTCCCGCCCCAAGGCCTCTTTGGGCACCTCCTCCCCCCGGGAGGCGGCGAGGAGGAGGGTAAGCCCCTCCCTTAGCCTCCCGGGAAGGGCGAGCCAGGCCGCCCGCTCCAGGGGGTCTTTCTGGTGGAAGAGGAGGAGGAGAAGCCGGGCCTCGGCGAGGCCCTCCTCGGCCCGGAGCCTAAGGAAGGGGGCCTCGGGAGGAAGGTCCAGGCCGTAGAGGGCCTTGAGGGCGCCGAGCTCGGCGAGAAGGGCCAAGGCCCGGTAGAAAGCCTCCTCCTCCAGGGTGAGGAGGAGTTCTTCCCGGAGGCGGCTCCGGCTCGTCCCCGCCACCACCTCGGGAAGGAGGGCGGGGGCGAGAAGCCGCGGCACCTCCTCCGCGAAGCGGAAGCCCAGGCGGGTGGCCAGCCTCGCCCCCCGCACCACGCGGGTGGGGTCCTCCACGAAAGAGAGGGGGTGGAGGGGGCGGAGGAGGCGGGCCTTTAGGTCCCTAAGCCCCCCGTAGGGGTCCAAAAAGGCGAGGCCGCCCAGGTCCACGGCCATGGCGTTCACGCTGTAGTCCCGGCGCTCCAGGTCCCGGGCGATGGGGGCGCGGCGCACCTGGGGAAGGGCGCCGGGGTAAGGGTAGACCTCCTCGCGGCTTTCCGCCAGGTCCACCACGAGCCCGAAGGGGAGGCGGACCCGCGCGGTGCCGAAGGCGTAGTGGAGGCCGTAGCTTCCGCCGAAGCGGTCCACCAGGAACTGGGCCACCCGGGCCACCTCCACCCCGGGGCCCACGGCGAGGTCCAGGTCCGGGCCAAACCGGCCCAAAAGGGCGTCCCGCACCGCTCCCCCCACCAGGTAGATCCCCTCGGGGAAAGCCTCCTTCAGGGCCTCCACCACCCGCAAAACCCCGCTGGGAAGGGCCTTTAGAACCCGCTCGGCCAGGGTGGGCTCGGGCCTGGGGGCGCTCCGGTAGAGGTCGGTCCGGGTGTAGATCCCGAGAAGCCGCCACCCCTCCCCCGCCCGCTCCCCCACGAGCACCCGCCCCCCGGCCTCCCGCAGGCGGGGCTCCACCTGGGAAAGGGGGGTGGAGGGGGGAAGGACCACCGCCCGGGCCAGAAACCCCTCCACCGGGTGGTCGCCGAACCCCAGGCGCACCGCCTTGCGCAGGTCCCGCCTGCGGGCAAGCCCCAGCACCCGGACTCCCTCGCCCAGGGGCTCCACCACGGGCATGGCCCCGTAGCCCCGCTCCTCCAGCTGGCGGAGGGCCTCGCGCACGGAGGTGGGGCCGAGGGTCTCCACGGGGGCGGTCATCGCCTGGCCCAGGGTGGGCTCGGGGTCCAGGAAGGCCTCCAGGGTTTCCAGAAGCCGGGCCAGGGCCCGCCCCTTGCCCCGCACCCGGGCGAAGGCCGCCCGGGCGTGCCCACCCCCGCCCAAGGCGCCAAGCCACCGCCCCACGTCCAACCGGGCTTTGCTCCGGGCGATGAGGAGGGTGTCCCCCCCGAGCCTTAAGGCCAGAAGAACCCCGTCCGCCTCGTAGAAGTCCAGCAGGGTGTGGGCAAGGGGGGCGAGGGCGGGCACGTACCCCTTCTCCCGGGCCCGGGCCACGAGGAGCCTGAACCCCTTCCGCTCCACGAGGTGGGCGGTCCTCAGAAGCCGGGAGAGGATCTCCCGGGCCTCCTCGCCGAAGCGGGGGCGGACCCAGTCCCGGACGCGGGCGACCTCGGCCCCCTGCCGGAGGAGGTGGCCTGCGGCCTCGAGGTCCTCCGGGGTGGTGGAGGGGAAGCTGAACCCCCCCGTGTCCTCCCAGAGGCCGGCGTAGGCCAGGGTGGCCTCCAAGGGGTCCAGGGCCACGCCCCGCTCCCGAAGGAGGGGCACGAGGAGGCTCACCGTGGCCCCCACCGGGGCCACCCTCCCCCCCACGGCGGGCACGTCCCCCGGGGTCCTCGGGTGGTGGTCGTAGACGAGGAAGGGCACCCGGCCCACCAAGGCGGCGAGGGGCCCGAGGCGCTCGGGGCGGGCGTTGTCCACGAGGACCACCTCCCGCACCCGGTCCAGGGGGATTTCGCTTGCGGGCACCAGGTCCAGCCGGTCCTCAAGGAGGGGAAGGACCTCCCTTAAAACCCCTTCCACGCCCCCCACCAGGGCGAGAACGCTCCCCGGGTAAAGCCGCCCCGCCAGGACCATGGAGCCCAGGGCGTCAAAGTCCAGGTTTTCGTGGGCCGCCACGACCCGCACGGCCCCAGTCTACCTTGACGGAGGCGGACGGCGCTGGTACACTCCTTTTTGGCACTTGGAGAGGTGCCCGAGTGGCTGAAGGGACACGACTGGAAATCGTGTAGGGGGGCTTAAACCTCCCTCGCGGGTTCGAATCCCGCCCTCTCCGCCAAAAGGCCCCGGCGAAGGCCGGGGCTTCCTTTTTCCGGTGGGCCGCGCCGCCTCTGGGACCCTTTGCGCGCGGAAAAATGGTATGGTTCTCCCGTGCGGCGCTGGCTCCTGTTCCTGCCCCTGCTCGCGGCCCCGGCCTGGGGCGCCTGCGCGGACCGACCCTACGTCCTGGAAACGGAAGAAGGGCTTCTCGGCGGGGAGAACCTGAGCTACGAGGAGGGGGTGCTCCTCGTGGAGGGCCGGGCCTGCCTGGAGCGTCCGGGCCTCGCCCTCGAGGCCCCCTGGATCCGCTACCTGGAGGAGGAAGGGGCCTTCCTCGCCCCCGGGCTTTCCGGGGAGGTGGAGGGGTGGCGGCTTCAGGCGGAGGGGATGGAGGGCAAGGCCCTCCTCCGGGTGCGCCTCGCCAAGGGGAGCCTCAGGGCGGAGGCGGAGCGCCTCCTCCTGGAACGCCCCCCCAAGGGGGAAGGGGTCTTCCTAGAGGCCCCGGCCTACCGGGTCCGGGCCGAGCGGGCCACCTTCACGGGGGAGGAGGCCCGCCTTCAGGGCTTCCTCGCCACCCCCTGCCCCTGCGGCGAGGACCTGCGGCTCGCCATGGAGGAGGCCCTCTTCCGGGTGGACACGGGGGAGCTCGTGGGGGACGCCGCCCTGGGCCTCTTCGGCCTCGAGGTGCCCCTGGAGGAGGCCCGCCTCAACGTCTACCGGAGGCCAAGCCTGGCGAGCCCCTTCGTCCTCTCCGCCACGGAAACGGGGGGACTCACCCTAGGCCTCAAAGACCTCCCCCTCCCCCAGCCCGGGGAGGAGGTCGGCCGCTGGAGCCGCCGCCTCACCCTCATGGGGACGGGCCTCAACTCCCCCCAGGCCGCCCTCCTCCTGGGCCTCAAGGAGGGGAGCCTCGGGGCGGAGGTCCAGTTGGGCTACGCCGCCGGGGTTCGGGCCTTCGGGGAAGGCGTTTACCTGGCCTACACCCCCGACCCCCCCGACGCCACCACCCCGAGGCTCGAGGCCCGCTACGCCCCCTCCCTGCGCCTGGAGGGCCTGGCCCTCACCCCCTTCCTCCGCTACGCCGAAACCGGGGCGCGGACGGGCCTCACCCTGGGGGCGGAGGGGAGCTACCGCCTCGAGGCCCGGGAGGGGCCCTTCCGCCTCGCCCTCGTCCCCTCCGCCCTCCTCGCCCTCTACCCCGGCCTCGGCCACGACCCCTACCTCGTCCTCGGGGGGAGCGCCGAGGTGGGCTACGGCGAAGGCCCCTTCCGGCTCCGCCTCCTCTACGCCGGCCGGTACGCCGCCCTAAGCCCTACCCCCGCCTTTGCCTACGAGGAGCGGGCCGAGTTCCAGCGCCTCCAGGTGGAGGCGGGCTTCGCGGGGGTAAGCCTCCTCTACCGGCTGGAAAACCCCTTGGGGGACCGGGTGGACCGGGTGGAAGCCGCCTACGCGGCGGAGGGCCTCGGCCGCCTGGCCCTGGCCTGGGTGCGGGGAAGCTACGCGGAGTGGCGCCTCGCCTACACCCCGCCCCTGCCGCAAAGGACCTGCTGCCAGGCCCTGTGGCTCGCCCCCGAGCTGGGCCTGGGCCCCGAGGGGCCAAGCCGCTACGGCCTCACCCTGCGCTACTACGACGGCTGCTTCGCCTACGAGGTGCGGGCGGCCCGGGTCCTCCAGGGCCAGCACGACGAGGCCACGGGCTACACCCTAAGCTTCGGCCTCACCCTGCGCTAAGCGACCTTACCCCGGGCGCACGTCCACCACCCGCTCCCCGGCGGCCTCGAGCCTCTTGGGAACCCCCTCCACGTCCTCCCCCACCACCCGCATCACCAGGCGCTGGTAGCCGGGAAGGTGGGCCGCGGTGGCGATGGAGACGATGTTGGCGGGAGGGACGGCCTGGGCCATCTGGGCCAGGGCCCCGGGGACGTCGGGGACGTCCACGGTGATGCGGAGGCCCCCAAGCCTGAGGCCCAGGACCTCAATGAAGGCCCGGAGCACGTCCGTCACCGTGATGATCCCCAAAAGCCTCTCCCCCTCCATCACGGGAAGGCCGCCGATCTTCCGCTCCTCCATGAGGAGGGCCGCCTTCTCCAGGGGCTCGTCGGCCTCCACGGTCACCACGGGCTTGGCCATTACCTCCTGCACCGTGAGCTTGGAGAGGAGGTAGTTCATCTCCCACACCGAGAGGGTGGTGGCCTTGGAGGGCATGGCGTCCTTGAGGTCCTTGTCGGTCACGAGCCCCACGAGCCTCTCCCCCTCCATCACGGGAAGGCGCCGGAAGCCCTTTTCCTTGAGGAGGCGGATGGCCTCCAGGACGGGGGTGTCCGGGGCCACCACCACGGGGTCTTTGGTCATCCAGTCCCTGACGAGCATCCTGCCACCTCCTAGGGGCCAGTCTACGCCCGCCATCCAGAGCAAAATGTCCCGCCCCCGTGGGGGCGGGAAGGCGCGCCCTCTTCCTTCAGCGCAGGTTCACGCCGAGGACGACCCGGCTGGACCCACCCCCGCCGAAGGGGTAGTAGTACTCCCCGTCCAGGAAGAAGCCCGTGCGGGGATCAAAGAGGACCTCCGCCCCCAGGGAGAGGTGCACCCCCACAGCGCCTGTGCCCGCGATCCTCGCCCCGAGGCCCCCGCCGAAGTAGGGCCGGATGCCCCGCAGGTCCCGGTCCAGCTGGACGAGGTCGGGCTTGAAGAGGACCTCTCCCCCCAACAGGAAGCTGGGCCCCGAGGGGAAGAGGTCGCCGAAGGCCCGGAAGGCCAGGCTCCGCTCCAGGGGGGCCTCGAGGGCGAGGCCGATCCCCGCCCCCCCAGGGGGAAGGACGAGCCGGAACCCCACCGCCCGCTGCCCCAAGGCCACAGAGCCCAGAAGGAGCGTTCCCAAAAGCGCCACAAGCCCAAACGCCTTGCGCATACCCAACCTCCGAGGCCAAGCTTACCGGGTTTGGCCTTAGCCCGCCATAGACCTTGCTCTCACAAGCCCTTCACCCAAAGAGGCTAAGCTTGGCGGCATGAAGAGGCTACCCTTGATCGGCGTCCTCCTCGCCTTCGGCGCCCTCCTCACCCCGATGCTGGCCCAGAACAAGACGGTGGCGAGCCGCGTGGGCTTCGTGGACGCGGACGCCCTGGTCCAGGCCCACCCCGACTACAAGAAGGTCCAGGAGGTCCAGTCCCAGGCCCGTAAGGAGCTCGCCCCCCTGGAGGAGAAGCTCAAGCCCTTGGACGAAAAGGTGCGCTCGGGCCAGGCCACGGCCAAGGAGCGCCAGGACTACGAGGCCTTGGCCAAGACTTACCAGGCCACCCTCAAGAAGTGGCAGGACCGGCAGAGCCAGGTGCTCAAGCCCATCCTCGAGGACGTGGACAAGGCCATCGCCAAGGTGGCCAAGGCCCAGGGCTTCTCCGTGGTGATGAGCCGCCAGGTGGCGGCCCAGTCGGGGCTCGTGGTCTACGCCGACGAGGACACGGACCTGACCCAGGCGGTGATCCAGGAGCTCAAGCGCTAGCGGCCCCAGGCCCAATAGGGGGGCGGCCTGCCCCCCTATAATGCCTCTGATGGCCAAGCGAGGCGCGGCCAAGCGCAACAAGCCCAGCCGGAGCGGGGAGACCCGGGCCCTCCTCCTCGGCGCCTTCGCCCTCTTCCTGGCCTCGGGCCTCCTCCCGGGGACGGGGGCCGTGGGGGATTTCTTGCGGGAGGCCTTCTACGGGGCCTTGGGGCTTCCCGCCTACCTCACCCCCCTGGGCCTCCTCGCCCTGGCCTACCTCATCTACCGGGGCCGCCCCCTCAAGGGGTTTTTCCGCCACCTCCTCTTCGCCTACCTGGTGGCCTTCGCCCTCCTTCCCCTCCTGGGAGAGGCGCTTGGGGGGCGCCTGGGGGCCGGGATGCGGGCCGGACTGGAGGCCTGGCTCGGCTGGCCCGGCCTCGCCTTGCCCCTCCTCGCCGCCCTCGCCCTGGTGGACCTCTGGCGGGGAAGGCCCCCTTGGGACCTCCTCCGCCGGGGGCTCGTCTTCGGGGTGGGGCTCGTGCGCCGGGCCCGGCTGGGCCTCCGCCTCTTGGCCCTCAGGCGGCGGCTCGGCCTCCTCGCCCGCCTCTACCCGGAACACATCGCCCTGAAAGCCCTCGCGCAAAGCCTCGCCCCCGAGGAGCTTCCCAAGGTGGAGGAGGCCCTCCGGGACTTCGTGCGGGAGCGGGTGGAGGAGTACGCCAAAAGGA
This region of Thermus thermophilus genomic DNA includes:
- a CDS encoding CBS domain-containing protein, with the protein product MRVVAAHENLDFDALGSMVLAGRLYPGSVLALVGGVEGVLREVLPLLEDRLDLVPASEIPLDRVREVVLVDNARPERLGPLAALVGRVPFLVYDHHPRTPGDVPAVGGRVAPVGATVSLLVPLLRERGVALDPLEATLAYAGLWEDTGGFSFPSTTPEDLEAAGHLLRQGAEVARVRDWVRPRFGEEAREILSRLLRTAHLVERKGFRLLVARAREKGYVPALAPLAHTLLDFYEADGVLLALRLGGDTLLIARSKARLDVGRWLGALGGGGHARAAFARVRGKGRALARLLETLEAFLDPEPTLGQAMTAPVETLGPTSVREALRQLEERGYGAMPVVEPLGEGVRVLGLARRRDLRKAVRLGFGDHPVEGFLARAVVLPPSTPLSQVEPRLREAGGRVLVGERAGEGWRLLGIYTRTDLYRSAPRPEPTLAERVLKALPSGVLRVVEALKEAFPEGIYLVGGAVRDALLGRFGPDLDLAVGPGVEVARVAQFLVDRFGGSYGLHYAFGTARVRLPFGLVVDLAESREEVYPYPGALPQVRRAPIARDLERRDYSVNAMAVDLGGLAFLDPYGGLRDLKARLLRPLHPLSFVEDPTRVVRGARLATRLGFRFAEEVPRLLAPALLPEVVAGTSRSRLREELLLTLEEEAFYRALALLAELGALKALYGLDLPPEAPFLRLRAEEGLAEARLLLLLFHQKDPLERAAWLALPGRLREGLTLLLAASRGEEVPKEALGREPLRAAFLALFPEKEAWLKAERRVLMGRDLLQLGLKPGPKVGEILRRVAEARRRGEVRSFEEELALARKLLGDGTLALPE
- a CDS encoding CBS and ACT domain-containing protein; the encoded protein is MLVRDWMTKDPVVVAPDTPVLEAIRLLKEKGFRRLPVMEGERLVGLVTDKDLKDAMPSKATTLSVWEMNYLLSKLTVQEVMAKPVVTVEADEPLEKAALLMEERKIGGLPVMEGERLLGIITVTDVLRAFIEVLGLRLGGLRITVDVPDVPGALAQMAQAVPPANIVSIATAAHLPGYQRLVMRVVGEDVEGVPKRLEAAGERVVDVRPG
- a CDS encoding OmpH family outer membrane protein produces the protein MKRLPLIGVLLAFGALLTPMLAQNKTVASRVGFVDADALVQAHPDYKKVQEVQSQARKELAPLEEKLKPLDEKVRSGQATAKERQDYEALAKTYQATLKKWQDRQSQVLKPILEDVDKAIAKVAKAQGFSVVMSRQVAAQSGLVVYADEDTDLTQAVIQELKR